ACTCACAACGTTAGGACTCATCTCAGCTCTTAAAAGTTATTCGAAACTTTATACATCAACGTTTGGTATTCGAGTTAACTTTGAATCAACTGGTGAGGAGAAAGTGATTTCTGAGCGGAAAAGCATGGCGGTCTTCCGTGTTTGTCAGGAAGCCCTAATCAATATCGCCAAGTATGCGGATGCAACAAATGCTAAGGTTCGGTTTACATGGGAAGATAAATCAGTGAAAATACAAATAGAAGATTATGGAAAGGGTTTCGATGTTACGGATGTTATGAAGCGAAACTATTTTACCGGAATGGCTGCGATGAAGGAAAGGATGGTTCTTGTAGGTGGTGCGTGTCAGGTCACATCTGAGCCTGCAATCGGAACGACGGTTTCGATCAGTCTACCTATTTAGAGAGAGGGGGAATTCAAGTGATAAAAGTTCTTTTAGTAGATGATCATGCAGTTGTGAGAATGGGTTTAAAAATGCTATTAAACTCGCTTAAGGATATGGAAGTTGTAGGGGAAGCGTCTGAAGGCAATGAAGGAATTGAGAAAGCAATGGAAACGAACCCTGATGTGATTTTGATGGATTTAAGTATGCCTCACGGAAAGGACGGGTTATCAGCGACATCTGAGCTGAAAAAGCAATTACCCCATACGGCTATCCTCATTCTTACGATGCACGATGATGAAGAGTATTTATTTCGAGCGATCCAGGCTGGAGCATCTGGTTGCGTTTTGAAGAGTGCGCCACATGATGAACTTGTACAAGCAATCCGATCAGTCTGCAGTGGTAATGCATACCTTCATCCTTCAGCAACAAAGAGGTTGATGGAGGAATACATAGGTAATTTAAAGCAGGATGAAATGGATACTTATCAACTGTTATCCGATCGGGAGAAAGAAGTGCTGACGCTTGTGGCGAAGGGATATTCTAATAAAGAGATCGCCGAAAAACTCGTCATTAGTGTGAAGACGGTTGAAACGCATAAAGGCAATGTCATGGGGAAACTCAAGATTAAAACAAGGCCAGAGCTCGTATCCTTCGCCTTAAAGAAAGGGTTGCTTGGGTATGGCATTCAATAAGGAGGAAAGCTGATGGAACCATTTGATAAGTGGATCTCACCTGAGGGCCAACGCTTAAAGCGAGATCTTTCTTGTGATGTCGTTGCATTAGCGCTACAAAACAGAGCTGGACTCGATATTACGTGGCCATGCGTCATAGGACATCGGAATGAAAAGTACAAATATATCACCGTTCGCTATGGAAAAGGGATCGCAGGGAAAGTTATTTCTAGCGGTCGTCAGATGGAAATAACCTCTTTTCCAAATGGAATCCTAGGCAAATCAATCGATTATCCGATCATGCTAGCTGAACAGCTAATTTCAGCTTATGCTGTGCCACTATTATGTGATGACTCTCCGAAAGGTGCCTTGTTAATTGGTTATCGTGACGTCCATGTTTTTACCGAAGAAGAGAAAAGCCAAGTGATGGAAGTAGCACGTGGTGTGCAGTCAAGCTTATCCACTCATTATGCTACGTATAGGAGGGATCGCTTTTGATTGAAAGAAATAAGAGTCAGCCTTCAGTTGAAACAACAGAAGAAGCCACAATTGTTACTGACGAGAAAGGCAACATTTATTCTCTTAACGAAGAAGCGATTGATCTGTTTGGACTTGTTCGAGATGATGATGTAACAACCGTCCGACAGCTTATACCAAATCTTAATTATTCTCTGTTGGATCAAGGGGTCGTGGTCCAACGCTTTGGTGTGGGGAAAGAAGGGAAGTATTTTCCGGTGTTTTTGCGGAAAAGTTCATTCACACTTAAAGGGGAATCTTATATCCTTCTTGTCATCCATAAAAAGAATGATCGATCGATTGCTGGTTTAGAGCCTCAAAAAGTAGTAAATGAACTCCTTGATATTAAATTTGCACTAGATGAATCGACGATTGTTGCGATCACGGATCATTCAGGAAAAATTGTGTATGTGAATGATCAATTCTGTCAGATCTCAAAGTACTCGCAGGAAGAACTGATCGGAAGAGATCACTCTATTATCAATTCTGGCTATCATTCGAAGGAATTCTTTCGAGACCTCTGGCGAACGATTGCTTCAGGGGAAGTTTGGAAAGGCGAGATTAAAAATAAAGCGAAGGATGGGACTTCCTATTGGGTGGATACTACTATTGTTCCCTTTCTAAATAAAGAAGGAAAGCCTTACCAATACTTAGCGATTCGTTCTGAGGTTACTAAACGAAAAAAGGTTGAAGAAGAATTAAAACAAATGGCAACACGCATGATTGATGTTCAGGAAGAGGAACGCAAAAGACTCTCTCGAAACTTACATGACGGAATTGGTCAGAATTTATATAGTCATCTTATTACGATCAGCCGTATCGATGCAGAATTGGATCATCCTCTTATTGATCAAATGCGTAATGAGGCCACCGCTATAATAGAAGAAGTTCGAGAGATTTCTTGGGAACTACGTCCATCTGTGTTAGATGATCTTGGCTTGATCCCGGCGATTCGCTCCTTCCTAAACAGATACTCAGAAAACTATAAGATTGATGTTTTCTTTGAATGTGTTCTTGAAAATCGTCTTGGAAACCAGTCCGAAACTACAATCTACCGCATCATCCAAGAGGCGTTAACCAACGTGCGGAAATATGCAGGGGTCAAGCGAGCTTCTGTCACAATTCGTGAGTTAAGCGAAGGAGTTAGAGTGATGGTAGAAGATAATGGAATTGGATTTGTCCAAGATCAGCTTGCGAGTGGGGTCGGGTTGTTTAGTATGGAAGAGCGGTCAAAGTCAGTAGGTGGCGAGTTACATATACATAGCGCTCCAGGAAAAGGAACGAAAGTGATTTTAGACATTCCATATTAGAAGGTGAGAATCCCTTATAGTAATGGAAATGAAATTTGATGAATGAAGGGAGGTTTTGTAGTGGGGAACATGAAGAACATATTGAAAAGAACTTCTATTTTTCTTGGATTAGATGATGAAGAAATCGAAGAAATTGAAAAAATCACAAGAAGAAAACACTTTAGTAATCGAAGTTTCGTGTTTATGGAAGGTGATGAACGTGAGGCGGTGTTTTTCATTGAATCCGGTGTCGTTAAGACTCATAAAATCGATGAGGACGGAAATGAACAAGTGTTTTCTTTACTGCAATCAGGTGATATGTTTCCACACGTCGGTTTTTTCGATCAATCTCCGTATCCGGCGAATGCTATGGTGCTACAAGGTGCGGTCCTTCTCATGATTCGAATTGAAGATTTCAATCAACTAATGATGGTGAAACCTCACCTGGCGATTAAAGTGATGGAGGTGATGGGGAAGAAGATTCTTGAGTTACAAGAACGAGTACAGTCGCTCATTTCACAAGACGTTCAGCACCGTTTCGTTCAAACCATGATCAGATTAGCTTACGAAAATGGAAACCAGCGTGATGGGGGAATTGCGATTGATTTCCCGATTACGAACCAGGATCTAGCGAATATAGTCGGCACGTCTCGGGAATCAATCAATCGGCTACTGAATCAATTAAAAAAGGATCAGATATTAAAAAGCGATCGCCATGGTTTATTTATTTATGATCTGAACCGGCTCAAGCATTTGCAATGAAAAAAGGCACATATTGTGCTTTTTTGTCTGTGATAAAGGAGGTGGCGATTACTGATGAACATTCGCTCGTTCGCGTTCGAGTCGGGGGAAAAGGATATTATTCTCGAGATGGATATGCTGAAATAGATCGGATTCGAGTTCTTCTAATTTAAGATACATTAAAGTGTAAGTTGTGCAGGCACCTTCTGGAAGAGTGTAGTCCCTCGTAACAGACCGAAGTTCTTTTAATAAATGACCGGCTTCTTCATGTTCTTCTTCAAGGGCAGCAATGGTTTCAAGAACTTTCGTTAAAGACTCTTGTGAAGGCTCTGCTTCGTACGCCTTGATCTTAGGAAAGACTTTCTCTTCTTCCTGAATCAAGTGTTCTTCTAATTCAAGTTTGAGGCGATGAAACAAACGATGAACCTGACTTAATTCTGGATGTGTACTCCCGTGAACTCGGTAGACTTTTGTTACAAAGCCGTTGAGTTCAGTAAGGACATGATCAAGATACGCGTGGTGTGTATCGAGAATATGGTCGATTAAACGTGAATACCGTTCTAGCTCCCAGTTCACTTCACGTTCCTTCATATCTTTCATTTCTACATAAAGTGTATTCAATCTGGAGAGGATTTCCTCTTCATTAAGATTCTTCTCAGCAATGGCTTCATGTATAGGACGGTTACCTCCACAACAAAAATCAAGGCGATATTCCTTTAGGATCTGGCTTGCTCTCGGAAATTGTGTCACGATCTCCCCGGTTTTGGTAGCCCCATTAAACATCTTTTCCATCGTTATAACCTCCTGAATGATTAACTATTCTTAAGTACACGTTTAATGTAAACCATTTCCCTGTACTAAACTGTGGTGTATATCACACAAGAGGCGGTAACTATGCAGAAGGAACCTTCTTACTAACTATTCATTTGAGAAAAACGAAAAAGGAGTGCTCATCTTCCATTCAGAGAGCAAGCTTACTATCAGATGGTATTAGCACAATCGTTCCGTCGATTCCTGTGTGTTCCCAATCTGCCCATCACTCACTCATTGTCACTTCTTCTAATAGAGCCAAAGCTTCTATACCATTCTTTGATTTGTATGTATGAAATCCAACATCTCGTAAAGTAACTTCTACAAGGTTTAAAATGTGGGGATCGTCATCAATCATTAAAATGGAAATCATTACTTTCACCCTTTCTATACGAACGAAATACTTCATACGTATTTTACAACGTATAGGTGAACAGGAGATGAACGAATGAGAGATACCTAAAAGAATTTTAAATTTCACGATATTCGGGGGATTAGGAATCTTTTATTCCTAGCCTCTATTTTTTGAACGACCTCATTCATTCTCTCTCAAAAATGCTTAGCTCAAGCATTCTTTTTTTAAACGTACAACTACTGTTTTTTGTTACATAAAGAAAAATAAAAACGTCTAAATGAACAATATATATTGCAAAAAGACGTTAATAATATATAATGGTAAAAGAAGGATGAGGAAGAGAATTATAAAATTAAAGGGGGTCACTAGTTGGATAAAATTATTCAATCTCATGAAATGGAATCGTATTTATCAAAAGAATAAAGCATAAATGATCGATTACTAAATAGGAGAGGAAGGGTAATAATGGGGTTTGGATTTAAGGGGAAGCAGAAAGACGAACGATTGACGACTCTTCAAAATAAGATTTACCGGGAAATGTATATTCTTATTGTGGTGATTTGTGCTCTATCAGTTTTGTATAAACAGTTTCTGGTTGAGGGCGGAATACAGCATGTATGGACGGAGATTATTATTTTTAGTGTCAGTTCTGGATATTATCTTATACGATCAGCGATGCTTGGAATCTTTTCAGATGAAGTAGAGATGCACGATCGATCGAGTAAGGTGAGCTTTAGTAAACGGAATTTCTTGATCAGTCTTCTCTTGGGAGTGGGGTTTTCTCTTTTCCTTGCGGTTAGAAACTCTTTGAAGTATGGAGAAGGTGCTGAGGAAACATTTTATTTTTTTCTCAGTATTTTATTAGGGTGCTTAATGATTTACATTCCTGTCTTATTTGTCATAATGGTGGTACCCTATGCGGTAGCGAAGTATAAAAGTGATAAGATAAATGAGCAGGAACTAGAAGAGATGGATGATGAAGATGTGCGGTGATCAATTGTGAAGAATGTGAGACTAAAAATGGCAAGAGTGGAGCACGATCTCTCCCAGCAAGAGCTTGCCAAAAAGGTTGGCGTGTCGAGACAGACGATTGGGCTCATTGAGCTCGGAAAATATAACCCGACGCTGCAGTTGTGCTTGTCCATTTGTTGGGCGTTAAATAAATCGCTTGATGAGCTGTTTTGGATGGATCCTGAATAGAAGAGAAGCTACGTTATTCTACAAGGTGTAGTGTAACGTAGCTTTTTTATTCTTATTTTGTTTTCTTACCGAAATTTTGGGCAAGCGAAATAATGCCTACAAGAAAACAAGGAAAACTGACGAGTAACGCCTCGAACCATGAATTTCCGATTGTACGGTATAAGAGAATGACGAAGATTGCAGCGATAAAGTAAGTAGGTATGAATTTTTTTGATAAAAGTAATTCACTCAGAATGAAACAACTCCTCTAAATCGGAACTATTTTTTCCGTATCCGGTTATTTTATCAGAAATGCCACCTCATAATATAGTAAAGTTAATCTATCGAAAAGGAAATCGATTGATCATGGAGGTCAAACAAATGCGACAGCGTCTTGTTGGTATTTTACTGTTTAATGAAGTAGAAGTCTTGGATTTTGCGGGTCCCTTTGAAGTCTTTTCGATTACAACTACATTAGAGTCGAACGTAAAGCCTTTTGTGGTTAAAACGATCTCAGAAAATGGGGAAATGGTTACGGCGCGTAATGGATTAAACGTGCAACCCGATTATGGTTTCGACGACCACCCTTCGTTTGATATCGTTATTATTCCTGGTGGGTATGGCGCTGAACAGATTGAAATCAACAATCCTCGGATAATTGCATGGATTCAAGATCAGAAGTCAAAAGTGGAGTTGATGACATCGGTTTGTACAGGAGCTTTGCTGCTGGCGAAAGCAGGTGTGCTTGATGGAAGAAAAGCGACAACTCATTGGATGGATCTTGATCGATTAGATGAGGAATTTCCAGAGGTCTCCGTTCAACGGCATGTCAAATTCGTTGATGAAGGTTCGATTTTAACATCAGGGGGCATTTCTGCAGGAATCAATTTGTCGTTCCATATGATCGCTCGGCTACATGGTAAGGAAGTCGCATTAAAGACAGCGAAACAAATGGAATATGATATTACGATTGAGTGATTTGTTTATCATGAAAAGCGAGCAATGTACCGGTAAAGGAGTGAATTCAGTGGAGATTAAAGTAGATGATTTAAACGGACCTGAAGTGGCTGAATTATTGAATGACCATATCCAAAGTATGCAAAAGTATTCTCCACCGGAAAGTAAGCATGCGCTGGATCTAGAGGGGTTACGGAAGCCTGAGATTACGTTTTGGAGTGCGTGGGAAGCGGGTGACTTAGTCGGATGCGTGGCGCTTCAAAGATTGAATAGTCTCCACGCCGAGATTAAGTCCATGAAAACAGCATCTGCTCATCTAAGAAAGGGTGTCGCGAAAAGACTTCTTCAACATATTATTGATGAAGCGAGAGCGCGTGGATACGAACGGTTGAGTCTTGAAACGGGTTCAATGGATGTCTTTCAGCCAGCCAGGCGCTTGTATGCAAGCTTTGGATTTCACGAGTGTCAGCCGTTTGCAGGGTATAGGGAAGACCCGAATAGTGTGTTTATGAGTTTGGAGTTGTAAGATTGTTTTCTATGATGCGTCATTTAGAGAGAAGTAAAAGGAGTGCTACTCGTTCGGTCGATTAGCACTTCTTTTCGTTATGTGGGAAATTTTGAATTGACTTCATATAGTTTTCCTCTTTAGGAAATAAGGAAAAGCGTTCATCGATAAGAGTATCGTTCAAAATAAGGCCAGCCTGTATGGAAGGCTGGAGTTTCTTTAATGTTTTTATACTCTTCATGATGGAAACAATAAAATCCAGATTAGTTTACTTATTTGCGGGGTAGTTAGTAGAAGTGTTCAAAACTCTGAAGAATAGAATGGTGATTAAATGGGGTTCTTTTACTATATAAAGAAATATTTAAAGATGTCGAGACGTCAGCGGAAAAGTGAGTTGAAATCAACCATTTGGTTTATGCCATTTTGGTATATCGTTGGCGCGGTCGGTTTATCTGCTTTTACCTATTATCTCGATTATGTCGTGGATGTTAGCTTATATCTCCCAGTAGGAATTGGCTTCAGTGGCCAGACGTTACAGGTTCTATTGAGTGCGCTCGTAGGAGGGGTGCTGACACTAAGTGCCTTTACACTAAACTCCTTGCTTGTTGCGTTGACGACGTTTAGCGGTCAATTCTCTTCCAAAATGCTTGTCAACTTCGTTAGTGACCGAGCGACCCAGCACGTACTCGGTATTTTTAACGGAAGTTTTATTTACGTGCTTTTAAACTTCTTATACGTGACGCACGGAGAAGAGGAGTATGTAGTTGCGACACCTGTTTTATCCATTCTGACAGCTATTACAGCTGCCATCACTTTTATTTATTTTATCAACCATACTGCCACATGGATGCAAGTTCATAACATCAGCTTTAATATGAATGCCAAGTCAAAATTAGTGCAGGCTTCTCTTGAAGAAGAATTAAAGCCTTACCATCTTAATAAGGAAGTACAGAAGGAAGACATTCCCTCAGATCCTGATGGGAAAGTTATCAAAACCAACCAATCTGGTTATCTTCAAGTCGCTGACTTTTCAAGATTGATTAAACAGGCGAATAGAGACGACGTTCTCCTCAGGTTCGATGTTAGAATTGGAGAATTCGTCATAGCAGGCACACCACTGCTTACTTATTGGGAACATGGACAAGTGATGAATCCGGACCGCTACTTGAAAGCCATTGAAATCGGGGTCAAACAAACAGAGATTCAAGATCTAGAGTATGGACTAATTAAGCTTGCGGAAGTAGCTATTAAAGCTTTAGGTCATAATGATCCGCTTACGGTCACGAATACCATTCATCAGATTGCTGATTTGCTGAATAGTATTGGCAAATCTAAGAATTTCTCACCCTATCTTTTTGATCAGGAAAAGAAGCTTCGGATTATCTTAAATCAAAAAGATTTTAGTTACTACCTTCACAAAGGATTTGCTTCCATTCGTGAGTATGCCAACCAAAACACAACAATTATAACGGCGCTTTTAACGATGGTAGCCCAGCTAAGTAAAACTATGAATAAGGAAGCACACAAAGATCTATGGGAATTTGCCCGCCAGACGATTTTAGGATTTGATAACTACAGCCTGTACGAAAATGATTGTCTGCACATTTTAGAGCCATTATCCGTGCTTGCTAAAAATACGGGTAATGAAAAGGATTATCTGTTCCTGCTTGAATATATGCTGGAGCGGGTTAGTTCGAAGAGTGCTTCTAAGATGTCTTCTTCAAATTAAGCTATCATGAAAAGGAACAACCAAGTTAAAGGTAGTTTATTTCCTGGTTGGCATTGAAAAAACGATAAAAGACATCCTGCCGTTTTTCTTCGCAGGTATTGTGATTGTATTGCTTGTTACCTATATTCCATCTCTAACGCTTTGGTTGCCTGAGCTGTTTGAGTAAAGGAAATTGTTGGTTACAAATGAGAAAAGGACTTATTCGTAGGAGCCGATGAGTCCTTTCTCATTTGTTTTGAAAGTACTGCCTTCCTCACTTTCTGGCCATACTGAGGCTATTCGTTAAAAAGAGGTGGGTCTTATGGATATATTCATGGATGCCTTGAAGGTTATCTTCCGAATAGCAACGATTCTTCCATTCATGCTAGCCATCGGACTTTATATGGGGAAGCGGTCTATTGGAGAGCTTCCTGTATTTGATTTTCTCGTCGTTCTAGTGTTTGGAGCTGTGGTAGGAGCGGATATCGCTGACCCAGAGATTGAACATATTCACACGGTTATTGCGATGATTGCGATCGGATTGCTACAGAAGTTGATTTCAAGGATAAAGATAAAGCATCAGAAGTTAGGAAAGCTTCTTACGTTCGAGCCTACCGTTGTCATGTACAATGGAAAATTCCTTAAAGATAACATGAAGCAGATTCAATATTCGATCGATAATGTCCTTCAGATGCTTCGAGAAAAGGACGTTTTCCATACAGAAGATGTCGAGCTTGCGATTGTAGAGGCTAATGGAAGACTTAGTGTGAAACTATATCCAAGTAAAGAGAGCGTTGTTCGTGAAGATATGGCGATCGATAAGCAGGCGAATGATGTTGAGATTCCTGTTATTTTGGATGGGCGAGTACAGAAGGATATACTGCAGCACTTAGGGCTTACTGAAGCATGGTTAATGAATCAGCTTGAAAAAAGAGGGGAGCCTTCTGCATCTTCGTTATTTTACGCCGGAGTTAATGCAAAGCATGAGTTAGTTATTTCTAGGAAGGATCAAGCGTCAAATCATGTTCCGCCTTTTCGACACTGAATAGAGGGAGCGGCGACTATTACAAGAGGTTTGGATAGAAGCTACATAAAGAAACTCAGGCGTTAGCCTGAGTTTCTTTATGATTTCCGCTTTGATTTGGTTTCTGCAGGTCGACCAGCTTGTTCATCTTGAGAAGGAGCCAGATCGGCTTCATTCGTGTACGATTTCTTACTAGCAAAAGGTTGATTAGCATATTGTTTCTTGTTAAGTTTCATTTGAATCACCCCTGGTTGTTAGAATGCCTAATAGGAGCGAAACTATACAAGTAGCTTATTCGACAAGTAATGACATGAATCGGGTGGTGACAGGCACTCGCGCACTTGCGCGAATTCGCCAAAACCCGTGCATCCTGAAATGGAAAAAGTTATGATGATAGTGGAGCGTTTGATTTCAGTGAGAACGATACAACAACATCGAGTGAATAAGATAGGAGATGGAGAAATGATCGAAGTGATCGTACAGAACAGAGAAGAAGCGATCGAGGCTGAAGATTTCGGAGCAGGTCGAGTTGAGCTTGTAACCGGTATTGAAGCTGGAGGTTTAACGCCGAGCTATGGAACGATAAAATCGGTATTAAACAGTGTTACGATTCCTGTTCAGGTGATGATTCGACCTAACGGGTATAGCCACTGCTACAGCGATAAGGAGAAAGAGGTTATTCTTGAAGATATCCGCATCTTAAGTGAACTCGGAGGCAAGAGGATTGTTATCGGAGGAATTACGAAGGAGCATACCATTGACGAAGAGTTACTTGAAACGATCATTCAGCAGCAGCCGGATATCGACATCACCTTTCATCGAGCGTTCGAAGAACTCTCTTCTCAAAAAGAAGGGTATAAAACCCTCGCTCAATACCCAAATGTGAAGCGAATTCTTACATCCGGTGCCAATCAGGAAGGGCAAGAACGGATCTCTCAGCTTCAAGAGCTTGTGCGCTACTCGGAAGAAAGTGGACCAACGATCATGCCAGGATCAGGACTTTCACTCGCTACTATTGAGAGCATCCACCAAGCGGTGCAAGCAGAAGAATATCATTTTGGTAAAGGCGTAAGAGTGGGAGAAGATTTTTCAAATCACTTTAGTGAAAAATCGATTAAATCGATTGAACAGGTGCTAAACAAAAGGAAGTAATCGTGGTTCATTAAATGCAATAAGGGGTTCTTACATATGCTTCTCAGCAAATTCA
The sequence above is drawn from the Pseudalkalibacillus hwajinpoensis genome and encodes:
- a CDS encoding copper homeostasis protein CutC; translated protein: MIEVIVQNREEAIEAEDFGAGRVELVTGIEAGGLTPSYGTIKSVLNSVTIPVQVMIRPNGYSHCYSDKEKEVILEDIRILSELGGKRIVIGGITKEHTIDEELLETIIQQQPDIDITFHRAFEELSSQKEGYKTLAQYPNVKRILTSGANQEGQERISQLQELVRYSEESGPTIMPGSGLSLATIESIHQAVQAEEYHFGKGVRVGEDFSNHFSEKSIKSIEQVLNKRK
- a CDS encoding DUF2254 domain-containing protein; protein product: MGFFYYIKKYLKMSRRQRKSELKSTIWFMPFWYIVGAVGLSAFTYYLDYVVDVSLYLPVGIGFSGQTLQVLLSALVGGVLTLSAFTLNSLLVALTTFSGQFSSKMLVNFVSDRATQHVLGIFNGSFIYVLLNFLYVTHGEEEYVVATPVLSILTAITAAITFIYFINHTATWMQVHNISFNMNAKSKLVQASLEEELKPYHLNKEVQKEDIPSDPDGKVIKTNQSGYLQVADFSRLIKQANRDDVLLRFDVRIGEFVIAGTPLLTYWEHGQVMNPDRYLKAIEIGVKQTEIQDLEYGLIKLAEVAIKALGHNDPLTVTNTIHQIADLLNSIGKSKNFSPYLFDQEKKLRIILNQKDFSYYLHKGFASIREYANQNTTIITALLTMVAQLSKTMNKEAHKDLWEFARQTILGFDNYSLYENDCLHILEPLSVLAKNTGNEKDYLFLLEYMLERVSSKSASKMSSSN
- a CDS encoding DUF6773 family protein — its product is MGFGFKGKQKDERLTTLQNKIYREMYILIVVICALSVLYKQFLVEGGIQHVWTEIIIFSVSSGYYLIRSAMLGIFSDEVEMHDRSSKVSFSKRNFLISLLLGVGFSLFLAVRNSLKYGEGAEETFYFFLSILLGCLMIYIPVLFVIMVVPYAVAKYKSDKINEQELEEMDDEDVR
- a CDS encoding Crp/Fnr family transcriptional regulator; translated protein: MKNILKRTSIFLGLDDEEIEEIEKITRRKHFSNRSFVFMEGDEREAVFFIESGVVKTHKIDEDGNEQVFSLLQSGDMFPHVGFFDQSPYPANAMVLQGAVLLMIRIEDFNQLMMVKPHLAIKVMEVMGKKILELQERVQSLISQDVQHRFVQTMIRLAYENGNQRDGGIAIDFPITNQDLANIVGTSRESINRLLNQLKKDQILKSDRHGLFIYDLNRLKHLQ
- a CDS encoding DUF421 domain-containing protein, which produces MDIFMDALKVIFRIATILPFMLAIGLYMGKRSIGELPVFDFLVVLVFGAVVGADIADPEIEHIHTVIAMIAIGLLQKLISRIKIKHQKLGKLLTFEPTVVMYNGKFLKDNMKQIQYSIDNVLQMLREKDVFHTEDVELAIVEANGRLSVKLYPSKESVVREDMAIDKQANDVEIPVILDGRVQKDILQHLGLTEAWLMNQLEKRGEPSASSLFYAGVNAKHELVISRKDQASNHVPPFRH
- a CDS encoding PAS domain-containing sensor histidine kinase, giving the protein MIERNKSQPSVETTEEATIVTDEKGNIYSLNEEAIDLFGLVRDDDVTTVRQLIPNLNYSLLDQGVVVQRFGVGKEGKYFPVFLRKSSFTLKGESYILLVIHKKNDRSIAGLEPQKVVNELLDIKFALDESTIVAITDHSGKIVYVNDQFCQISKYSQEELIGRDHSIINSGYHSKEFFRDLWRTIASGEVWKGEIKNKAKDGTSYWVDTTIVPFLNKEGKPYQYLAIRSEVTKRKKVEEELKQMATRMIDVQEEERKRLSRNLHDGIGQNLYSHLITISRIDAELDHPLIDQMRNEATAIIEEVREISWELRPSVLDDLGLIPAIRSFLNRYSENYKIDVFFECVLENRLGNQSETTIYRIIQEALTNVRKYAGVKRASVTIRELSEGVRVMVEDNGIGFVQDQLASGVGLFSMEERSKSVGGELHIHSAPGKGTKVILDIPY
- a CDS encoding DJ-1/PfpI family protein, coding for MRQRLVGILLFNEVEVLDFAGPFEVFSITTTLESNVKPFVVKTISENGEMVTARNGLNVQPDYGFDDHPSFDIVIIPGGYGAEQIEINNPRIIAWIQDQKSKVELMTSVCTGALLLAKAGVLDGRKATTHWMDLDRLDEEFPEVSVQRHVKFVDEGSILTSGGISAGINLSFHMIARLHGKEVALKTAKQMEYDITIE
- a CDS encoding GNAT family N-acetyltransferase; protein product: MEIKVDDLNGPEVAELLNDHIQSMQKYSPPESKHALDLEGLRKPEITFWSAWEAGDLVGCVALQRLNSLHAEIKSMKTASAHLRKGVAKRLLQHIIDEARARGYERLSLETGSMDVFQPARRLYASFGFHECQPFAGYREDPNSVFMSLEL
- a CDS encoding helix-turn-helix transcriptional regulator, giving the protein MKNVRLKMARVEHDLSQQELAKKVGVSRQTIGLIELGKYNPTLQLCLSICWALNKSLDELFWMDPE
- the ric gene encoding iron-sulfur cluster repair di-iron protein codes for the protein MEKMFNGATKTGEIVTQFPRASQILKEYRLDFCCGGNRPIHEAIAEKNLNEEEILSRLNTLYVEMKDMKEREVNWELERYSRLIDHILDTHHAYLDHVLTELNGFVTKVYRVHGSTHPELSQVHRLFHRLKLELEEHLIQEEEKVFPKIKAYEAEPSQESLTKVLETIAALEEEHEEAGHLLKELRSVTRDYTLPEGACTTYTLMYLKLEELESDLFQHIHLENNILFPRLERERANVHQ
- a CDS encoding response regulator, with the protein product MIKVLLVDDHAVVRMGLKMLLNSLKDMEVVGEASEGNEGIEKAMETNPDVILMDLSMPHGKDGLSATSELKKQLPHTAILILTMHDDEEYLFRAIQAGASGCVLKSAPHDELVQAIRSVCSGNAYLHPSATKRLMEEYIGNLKQDEMDTYQLLSDREKEVLTLVAKGYSNKEIAEKLVISVKTVETHKGNVMGKLKIKTRPELVSFALKKGLLGYGIQ
- a CDS encoding GAF domain-containing protein, producing the protein MEPFDKWISPEGQRLKRDLSCDVVALALQNRAGLDITWPCVIGHRNEKYKYITVRYGKGIAGKVISSGRQMEITSFPNGILGKSIDYPIMLAEQLISAYAVPLLCDDSPKGALLIGYRDVHVFTEEEKSQVMEVARGVQSSLSTHYATYRRDRF
- a CDS encoding sensor histidine kinase gives rise to the protein MALKDGNEASTYIIQSQEEEIKRIALELHEGISQNLYSLYTGLGFLQTGIEDPHMKSYAKEMATLMERTIQEVRLLSVELYPNTLTTLGLISALKSYSKLYTSTFGIRVNFESTGEEKVISERKSMAVFRVCQEALINIAKYADATNAKVRFTWEDKSVKIQIEDYGKGFDVTDVMKRNYFTGMAAMKERMVLVGGACQVTSEPAIGTTVSISLPI